The proteins below are encoded in one region of Methanospirillum lacunae:
- a CDS encoding ABC transporter permease yields the protein MHHYIAKRLFFLVLTIFAASILAFLLLHAVPGGSAETIAKHTLVGLEDDVSEQMIKDVSAKYNLFDPLWKQYGDWLGGVVLKGDFGTSFVYFDTPVASLLSLAIVPTMILAGTSMALVICLGIPLGIYSAIHEGKISDIIIRVATVLSISFPSFWVALILILIFSLTLGWFPVTGYGTIQNLILPAVALALHPTAVIIRIVRTSMLETLGQEYITYTIAKGLSFRQIIWNHAVKNALIPVITLLGLYFGHLLAGTVIIENIFAWPGIGKLLVDAVFSHDIPVVTSCIVVIVTIFLSVNLGVDLLYHVVDPRIRYE from the coding sequence ATGCATCATTATATCGCAAAAAGGCTGTTTTTTCTGGTGCTGACTATTTTTGCAGCATCGATTCTTGCATTTCTCCTCCTTCATGCTGTTCCGGGTGGATCTGCTGAGACAATTGCAAAGCATACCCTGGTAGGCCTTGAAGATGACGTATCAGAGCAGATGATAAAGGACGTTTCTGCAAAGTATAACCTATTTGACCCTCTTTGGAAACAGTATGGAGACTGGCTGGGTGGAGTTGTACTAAAAGGAGATTTTGGAACATCGTTTGTCTATTTTGACACACCAGTTGCAAGCCTGTTATCACTTGCAATAGTACCGACCATGATCCTGGCGGGAACCAGCATGGCTCTGGTTATCTGTCTTGGAATTCCCCTAGGGATTTATTCTGCAATCCATGAGGGGAAAATAAGTGATATCATCATACGGGTCGCAACTGTTTTAAGTATCTCATTTCCGTCATTCTGGGTTGCACTTATTCTGATTCTTATCTTTTCCCTGACACTCGGCTGGTTCCCGGTGACCGGGTATGGGACTATTCAAAATCTCATTCTCCCTGCAGTGGCTCTCGCACTTCATCCTACTGCTGTGATCATCAGGATTGTCAGAACAAGTATGCTTGAGACATTGGGACAGGAGTATATCACGTATACTATTGCCAAAGGTCTCTCATTCAGGCAGATCATCTGGAATCATGCAGTAAAAAACGCACTCATCCCGGTTATTACCCTGCTGGGTCTGTACTTTGGTCATCTCCTTGCAGGGACAGTGATTATTGAGAATATTTTTGCATGGCCTGGTATTGGCAAATTACTTGTAGATGCCGTATTTTCTCATGATATTCCGGTTGTTACATCCTGTATCGTTGTCATTGTGACCATTTTTCTTTCTGTAAATCTGGGAGTTGATCTCCTAT